The following proteins are co-located in the Paralichthys olivaceus isolate ysfri-2021 chromosome 2, ASM2471397v2, whole genome shotgun sequence genome:
- the znf740a gene encoding zinc finger protein 431 isoform X5, translated as MSHLPSSSVRDHMKWAGLLGCEAVLSSMALMQASSMAAPPKKMMAPLGHVPQQREGPDRGPQSHMILPSGMSCPPLLIRKEGEFQAPRLLDEKEMRANEDMQQKKKNRKSVTPCKVREQEGRGGKGTGGDENGPSSKVQKNFICDHCYGAFRSGYHLKRHILIHTGEKPYACAVCDMRFIQRYHLERHSLIHTGVKPYACSMCDMRFFQRYHLERHRLTHTGMRPFTVPSSRVKPYACSMCDMRFFQRYHLARHSLTHTGVKPYACSMCDMRFFQRYHLARHSLTHTGVKPYACSMCDMRFFQRYHLARHTLTHTGVKPYACSMCDMRFFQRYHLARHSLTHTGVKPYACTMCDMRFIQRYQLERHSLTHTGVKPYACTMCDKRFFQRYHLARHSLTHMGVKPYACTMCDMKFFQRYHLARHSLTHTGVKPFACTMCDMRFVQRYHLARHSLTHTGVKPYACTMCDKRFFQRYHLARHSLTHMGVKPFACTMCDMRFVQRYHLARHSLTHTGVKPYACSMCDMRFIQRNHLERHSLTHTGEKPFACDMCDMRFIQRYHLERHKRVHSGEKPYQCERCQQNFSRTDRLLRHRRLCQGRNVAKVENQPCCEPRPYPQEPPPAPPTWSPLHPPPGRLAV; from the exons ATGTCACATCTGCCCAGCAGCTCAGTCCGCGACCATATGAAATGG GCGGGGCTGCTTGGCTGCGAAGCTGTCCTCTCCAGCATGGCCCTGATGCAGGCCAGCTCCATGGCGGCTCCGCCCAAAAAAATGATGGCTCCACTTGGCCATGTaccacagcagagagagggacCTGACCGTGGTCCCCAGAGCCACATGATCCTCCCCTCTGGAATGAGCTGTCCACCCCTG CTTATCCGGAAGGAAGGTGAATTCCAAGCTCCCCGCCTGCTGGATGAGAAGGAGATGAGAGCCAACGAGGacatgcagcagaaaaaaaagaacaggaaaTCAGTGACGCCCTGTAAAGTGAGAGAACAAGAAGGAAGGGGAGGGAAG GGCACAGGTGGAGATGAAAACGGTCCATCATCTAAAGTgcagaaaaactttatttgtgaTCACTGTTATGGAGCTTTTAGGAGCGGATACCACCTGAAGAGACATATCCTCATTCATACAG GGGAGAAGCCGTATGCTTGTGCCGTATGTGACATGAGGTTTATTCAGCGTTACCACCTGGAGAGACACAGCCTCATTCACACGG gggtGAAGCCGTACGCTTGTTCCATGTGTGACATGAGGTTTTTCCAGCGTTACCACCTGGAGAGACACAGACTCACTCATACGGGTATGCGTCCATTTACCGTACCCAGTTCAA GGGTGAAGCCCTACGCTTGCTCCATGTGTGACATGAGGTTCTTCCAACGTTACCATCTGGCAAGACACAGCCTCACACATACTG GGGTGAAGCCATACGCTTGCTCCATGTGTGACATGAGATTTTTCCAACGCTACCACTTGGCAAGACACAGCCTCACTCACACGG gggtgAAGCCATATGCTTGCTCCATGTGTGACATGAGATTTTTCCAGAGATACCACCTGGCAAGACACACTCTCACCCATACGG GGGTGAAGCCATACGCTTGCTCCATGTGTGACATGAGGTTCTTCCAGCGTTACCATTTGGCAAGACACAGCCTCACTCATACTG GGGTGAAACCATATGCTTGTACCATGTGTGACATGAGGTTTATACAACGGTACCAACTGGAAAGACACAGTCTCACTCATACAG GGGTGAAGCCGTACGCTTGCACCATGTGTGACAAGAGGTTTTTTCAGCGCTACCACCTGGCGAGACACAGCCTCACTCATATGG GTGTGAAACCTTATGCTTGCACCATGTGTGACATGAAGTTTTTTCAGCGTTACCACCTGGCGAGACACAGCCTCACTCATACGG GTGTGAAACCTTTTGCTTGTACCATGTGTGACATGAGGTTTGTTCAGCGTTACCACCTGGCGAGACACAGCCTCACTCATACGG GTGTGAAACCTTACGCTTGCACCATGTGTGACAAGAGGTTTTTTCAGCGCTACCACCTGGCGAGACACAGCCTCACTCATATGG GTGTGAAACCTTTTGCTTGTACCATGTGTGACATGAGGTTTGTTCAGCGCTACCACCTGGCGAGACACAGCCTCACTCATACGG gggtGAAGCCGTATGCTTGTTCCATGTGTGACATGAGGTTTATTCAGCGTAACCACCTGGAGAGACACAGCCTCACTCATACGG GAGAGAAGCCATTTGCTTGTGACATGTGCGATATGAGGTTTATCCAGCGCTACCACCTTGAGAGACACAAGCGTGTCCACAGTGGGGAGAAGCCTTACCAGTGTGAACGGTGCCAGCAG AACTTTTCTCGAACAGACCGGCTTTTGCGGCATCGGCGGTTATGCCAGGGTCGCAACGTAGCCAAAGTAGAGAACCAGCCGTGCTGCGAACCACGTCCATATCCCCAAGAACCCCCGCCCGCCCCCCCAACCTGGAGTCCTCTGCATCCCCCTCCAGGCCGGCTGGCAGTCTGA
- the znf740a gene encoding zinc finger protein 431 isoform X12, whose product MSHLPSSSVRDHMKWAGLLGCEAVLSSMALMQASSMAAPPKKMMAPLGHVPQQREGPDRGPQSHMILPSGMSCPPLLIRKEGEFQAPRLLDEKEMRANEDMQQKKKNRKSVTPCKVREQEGRGGKGTGGDENGPSSKVQKNFICDHCYGAFRSGYHLKRHILIHTGEKPYACAVCDMRFIQRYHLERHSLIHTGVKPYACSMCDMRFFQRYHLERHRLTHTGMRPFTVPSSRVKPYACSMCDMRFFQRYHLARHSLTHTGVKPYACSMCDMRFFQRYHLARHSLTHTGVKPYACSMCDMRFFQRYHLARHSLTHTGVKPYACTMCDMRFIQRYQLERHSLTHTGVKPYACTMCDKRFFQRYHLARHSLTHMGVKPYACTMCDMKFFQRYHLARHSLTHTGVKPYACTMCDKRFFQRYHLARHSLTHMGVKPFACTMCDMRFVQRYHLARHSLTHTGVKPYACTMCDKRFFQRYHLARHSLTHMGVKPFACTMCDMRFVQRYHLARHSLTHTGVKPYACSMCDMRFIQRNHLERHSLTHTGEKPFACDMCDMRFIQRYHLERHKRVHSGEKPYQCERCQQNFSRTDRLLRHRRLCQGRNVAKVENQPCCEPRPYPQEPPPAPPTWSPLHPPPGRLAV is encoded by the exons ATGTCACATCTGCCCAGCAGCTCAGTCCGCGACCATATGAAATGG GCGGGGCTGCTTGGCTGCGAAGCTGTCCTCTCCAGCATGGCCCTGATGCAGGCCAGCTCCATGGCGGCTCCGCCCAAAAAAATGATGGCTCCACTTGGCCATGTaccacagcagagagagggacCTGACCGTGGTCCCCAGAGCCACATGATCCTCCCCTCTGGAATGAGCTGTCCACCCCTG CTTATCCGGAAGGAAGGTGAATTCCAAGCTCCCCGCCTGCTGGATGAGAAGGAGATGAGAGCCAACGAGGacatgcagcagaaaaaaaagaacaggaaaTCAGTGACGCCCTGTAAAGTGAGAGAACAAGAAGGAAGGGGAGGGAAG GGCACAGGTGGAGATGAAAACGGTCCATCATCTAAAGTgcagaaaaactttatttgtgaTCACTGTTATGGAGCTTTTAGGAGCGGATACCACCTGAAGAGACATATCCTCATTCATACAG GGGAGAAGCCGTATGCTTGTGCCGTATGTGACATGAGGTTTATTCAGCGTTACCACCTGGAGAGACACAGCCTCATTCACACGG gggtGAAGCCGTACGCTTGTTCCATGTGTGACATGAGGTTTTTCCAGCGTTACCACCTGGAGAGACACAGACTCACTCATACGGGTATGCGTCCATTTACCGTACCCAGTTCAA GGGTGAAGCCCTACGCTTGCTCCATGTGTGACATGAGGTTCTTCCAACGTTACCATCTGGCAAGACACAGCCTCACACATACTG GGGTGAAGCCATACGCTTGCTCCATGTGTGACATGAGATTTTTCCAACGCTACCACTTGGCAAGACACAGCCTCACTCACACGG GGGTGAAGCCATACGCTTGCTCCATGTGTGACATGAGGTTCTTCCAGCGTTACCATTTGGCAAGACACAGCCTCACTCATACTG GGGTGAAACCATATGCTTGTACCATGTGTGACATGAGGTTTATACAACGGTACCAACTGGAAAGACACAGTCTCACTCATACAG GGGTGAAGCCGTACGCTTGCACCATGTGTGACAAGAGGTTTTTTCAGCGCTACCACCTGGCGAGACACAGCCTCACTCATATGG GTGTGAAACCTTATGCTTGCACCATGTGTGACATGAAGTTTTTTCAGCGTTACCACCTGGCGAGACACAGCCTCACTCATACGG GTGTGAAACCTTATGCTTGCACCATGTGCGACAAGAGGTTTTTTCAGCGCTACCACCTGGCAAGACACAGCCTCACTCATATGG GTGTGAAACCTTTTGCTTGTACCATGTGTGACATGAGGTTTGTTCAGCGTTACCACCTGGCGAGACACAGCCTCACTCATACGG GTGTGAAACCTTACGCTTGCACCATGTGTGACAAGAGGTTTTTTCAGCGCTACCACCTGGCGAGACACAGCCTCACTCATATGG GTGTGAAACCTTTTGCTTGTACCATGTGTGACATGAGGTTTGTTCAGCGCTACCACCTGGCGAGACACAGCCTCACTCATACGG gggtGAAGCCGTATGCTTGTTCCATGTGTGACATGAGGTTTATTCAGCGTAACCACCTGGAGAGACACAGCCTCACTCATACGG GAGAGAAGCCATTTGCTTGTGACATGTGCGATATGAGGTTTATCCAGCGCTACCACCTTGAGAGACACAAGCGTGTCCACAGTGGGGAGAAGCCTTACCAGTGTGAACGGTGCCAGCAG AACTTTTCTCGAACAGACCGGCTTTTGCGGCATCGGCGGTTATGCCAGGGTCGCAACGTAGCCAAAGTAGAGAACCAGCCGTGCTGCGAACCACGTCCATATCCCCAAGAACCCCCGCCCGCCCCCCCAACCTGGAGTCCTCTGCATCCCCCTCCAGGCCGGCTGGCAGTCTGA
- the znf740a gene encoding zinc finger protein 431 isoform X6, protein MSHLPSSSVRDHMKWAGLLGCEAVLSSMALMQASSMAAPPKKMMAPLGHVPQQREGPDRGPQSHMILPSGMSCPPLLIRKEGEFQAPRLLDEKEMRANEDMQQKKKNRKSVTPCKVREQEGRGGKGTGGDENGPSSKVQKNFICDHCYGAFRSGYHLKRHILIHTGVKPYACSMCDMRFFQRYHLERHRLTHTGMRPFTVPSSRVKPYACSMCDMRFFQRYHLARHSLTHTGVKPYACSMCDMRFFQRYHLARHSLTHTGVKPYACSMCDMRFFQRYHLARHTLTHTGVKPYACSMCDMRFFQRYHLARHSLTHTGVKPYACTMCDMRFIQRYQLERHSLTHTGVKPYACTMCDKRFFQRYHLARHSLTHMGVKPYACTMCDMKFFQRYHLARHSLTHTGVKPYACTMCDKRFFQRYHLARHSLTHMGVKPFACTMCDMRFVQRYHLARHSLTHTGVKPYACTMCDKRFFQRYHLARHSLTHMGVKPFACTMCDMRFVQRYHLARHSLTHTGVKPYACSMCDMRFIQRNHLERHSLTHTGEKPFACDMCDMRFIQRYHLERHKRVHSGEKPYQCERCQQNFSRTDRLLRHRRLCQGRNVAKVENQPCCEPRPYPQEPPPAPPTWSPLHPPPGRLAV, encoded by the exons ATGTCACATCTGCCCAGCAGCTCAGTCCGCGACCATATGAAATGG GCGGGGCTGCTTGGCTGCGAAGCTGTCCTCTCCAGCATGGCCCTGATGCAGGCCAGCTCCATGGCGGCTCCGCCCAAAAAAATGATGGCTCCACTTGGCCATGTaccacagcagagagagggacCTGACCGTGGTCCCCAGAGCCACATGATCCTCCCCTCTGGAATGAGCTGTCCACCCCTG CTTATCCGGAAGGAAGGTGAATTCCAAGCTCCCCGCCTGCTGGATGAGAAGGAGATGAGAGCCAACGAGGacatgcagcagaaaaaaaagaacaggaaaTCAGTGACGCCCTGTAAAGTGAGAGAACAAGAAGGAAGGGGAGGGAAG GGCACAGGTGGAGATGAAAACGGTCCATCATCTAAAGTgcagaaaaactttatttgtgaTCACTGTTATGGAGCTTTTAGGAGCGGATACCACCTGAAGAGACATATCCTCATTCATACAG gggtGAAGCCGTACGCTTGTTCCATGTGTGACATGAGGTTTTTCCAGCGTTACCACCTGGAGAGACACAGACTCACTCATACGGGTATGCGTCCATTTACCGTACCCAGTTCAA GGGTGAAGCCCTACGCTTGCTCCATGTGTGACATGAGGTTCTTCCAACGTTACCATCTGGCAAGACACAGCCTCACACATACTG GGGTGAAGCCATACGCTTGCTCCATGTGTGACATGAGATTTTTCCAACGCTACCACTTGGCAAGACACAGCCTCACTCACACGG gggtgAAGCCATATGCTTGCTCCATGTGTGACATGAGATTTTTCCAGAGATACCACCTGGCAAGACACACTCTCACCCATACGG GGGTGAAGCCATACGCTTGCTCCATGTGTGACATGAGGTTCTTCCAGCGTTACCATTTGGCAAGACACAGCCTCACTCATACTG GGGTGAAACCATATGCTTGTACCATGTGTGACATGAGGTTTATACAACGGTACCAACTGGAAAGACACAGTCTCACTCATACAG GGGTGAAGCCGTACGCTTGCACCATGTGTGACAAGAGGTTTTTTCAGCGCTACCACCTGGCGAGACACAGCCTCACTCATATGG GTGTGAAACCTTATGCTTGCACCATGTGTGACATGAAGTTTTTTCAGCGTTACCACCTGGCGAGACACAGCCTCACTCATACGG GTGTGAAACCTTATGCTTGCACCATGTGCGACAAGAGGTTTTTTCAGCGCTACCACCTGGCAAGACACAGCCTCACTCATATGG GTGTGAAACCTTTTGCTTGTACCATGTGTGACATGAGGTTTGTTCAGCGTTACCACCTGGCGAGACACAGCCTCACTCATACGG GTGTGAAACCTTACGCTTGCACCATGTGTGACAAGAGGTTTTTTCAGCGCTACCACCTGGCGAGACACAGCCTCACTCATATGG GTGTGAAACCTTTTGCTTGTACCATGTGTGACATGAGGTTTGTTCAGCGCTACCACCTGGCGAGACACAGCCTCACTCATACGG gggtGAAGCCGTATGCTTGTTCCATGTGTGACATGAGGTTTATTCAGCGTAACCACCTGGAGAGACACAGCCTCACTCATACGG GAGAGAAGCCATTTGCTTGTGACATGTGCGATATGAGGTTTATCCAGCGCTACCACCTTGAGAGACACAAGCGTGTCCACAGTGGGGAGAAGCCTTACCAGTGTGAACGGTGCCAGCAG AACTTTTCTCGAACAGACCGGCTTTTGCGGCATCGGCGGTTATGCCAGGGTCGCAACGTAGCCAAAGTAGAGAACCAGCCGTGCTGCGAACCACGTCCATATCCCCAAGAACCCCCGCCCGCCCCCCCAACCTGGAGTCCTCTGCATCCCCCTCCAGGCCGGCTGGCAGTCTGA
- the znf740a gene encoding gastrula zinc finger protein XlCGF58.1 isoform X27, whose product MSHLPSSSVRDHMKWAGLLGCEAVLSSMALMQASSMAAPPKKMMAPLGHVPQQREGPDRGPQSHMILPSGMSCPPLLIRKEGEFQAPRLLDEKEMRANEDMQQKKKNRKSVTPCKVREQEGRGGKGTGGDENGPSSKVQKNFICDHCYGAFRSGYHLKRHILIHTGEKPYACAVCDMRFIQRYHLERHSLIHTGVKPYACSMCDMRFFQRYHLARHSLTHTGVKPYACSMCDMRFFQRYHLARHTLTHTGVKPYACSMCDMRFFQRYHLARHSLTHTGVKPYACTMCDMRFIQRYQLERHSLTHTGVKPYACTMCDKRFFQRYHLARHSLTHMGVKPYACTMCDMKFFQRYHLARHSLTHTGVKPYACTMCDKRFFQRYHLARHSLTHMGVKPFACTMCDMRFVQRYHLARHSLTHTGVKPYACTMCDKRFFQRYHLARHSLTHMGVKPFACTMCDMRFVQRYHLARHSLTHTGVKPYACSMCDMRFIQRNHLERHSLTHTGEKPFACDMCDMRFIQRYHLERHKRVHSGEKPYQCERCQQNFSRTDRLLRHRRLCQGRNVAKVENQPCCEPRPYPQEPPPAPPTWSPLHPPPGRLAV is encoded by the exons ATGTCACATCTGCCCAGCAGCTCAGTCCGCGACCATATGAAATGG GCGGGGCTGCTTGGCTGCGAAGCTGTCCTCTCCAGCATGGCCCTGATGCAGGCCAGCTCCATGGCGGCTCCGCCCAAAAAAATGATGGCTCCACTTGGCCATGTaccacagcagagagagggacCTGACCGTGGTCCCCAGAGCCACATGATCCTCCCCTCTGGAATGAGCTGTCCACCCCTG CTTATCCGGAAGGAAGGTGAATTCCAAGCTCCCCGCCTGCTGGATGAGAAGGAGATGAGAGCCAACGAGGacatgcagcagaaaaaaaagaacaggaaaTCAGTGACGCCCTGTAAAGTGAGAGAACAAGAAGGAAGGGGAGGGAAG GGCACAGGTGGAGATGAAAACGGTCCATCATCTAAAGTgcagaaaaactttatttgtgaTCACTGTTATGGAGCTTTTAGGAGCGGATACCACCTGAAGAGACATATCCTCATTCATACAG GGGAGAAGCCGTATGCTTGTGCCGTATGTGACATGAGGTTTATTCAGCGTTACCACCTGGAGAGACACAGCCTCATTCACACGG GGGTGAAGCCCTACGCTTGCTCCATGTGTGACATGAGGTTCTTCCAACGTTACCATCTGGCAAGACACAGCCTCACACATACTG gggtgAAGCCATATGCTTGCTCCATGTGTGACATGAGATTTTTCCAGAGATACCACCTGGCAAGACACACTCTCACCCATACGG GGGTGAAGCCATACGCTTGCTCCATGTGTGACATGAGGTTCTTCCAGCGTTACCATTTGGCAAGACACAGCCTCACTCATACTG GGGTGAAACCATATGCTTGTACCATGTGTGACATGAGGTTTATACAACGGTACCAACTGGAAAGACACAGTCTCACTCATACAG GGGTGAAGCCGTACGCTTGCACCATGTGTGACAAGAGGTTTTTTCAGCGCTACCACCTGGCGAGACACAGCCTCACTCATATGG GTGTGAAACCTTATGCTTGCACCATGTGTGACATGAAGTTTTTTCAGCGTTACCACCTGGCGAGACACAGCCTCACTCATACGG GTGTGAAACCTTATGCTTGCACCATGTGCGACAAGAGGTTTTTTCAGCGCTACCACCTGGCAAGACACAGCCTCACTCATATGG GTGTGAAACCTTTTGCTTGTACCATGTGTGACATGAGGTTTGTTCAGCGTTACCACCTGGCGAGACACAGCCTCACTCATACGG GTGTGAAACCTTACGCTTGCACCATGTGTGACAAGAGGTTTTTTCAGCGCTACCACCTGGCGAGACACAGCCTCACTCATATGG GTGTGAAACCTTTTGCTTGTACCATGTGTGACATGAGGTTTGTTCAGCGCTACCACCTGGCGAGACACAGCCTCACTCATACGG gggtGAAGCCGTATGCTTGTTCCATGTGTGACATGAGGTTTATTCAGCGTAACCACCTGGAGAGACACAGCCTCACTCATACGG GAGAGAAGCCATTTGCTTGTGACATGTGCGATATGAGGTTTATCCAGCGCTACCACCTTGAGAGACACAAGCGTGTCCACAGTGGGGAGAAGCCTTACCAGTGTGAACGGTGCCAGCAG AACTTTTCTCGAACAGACCGGCTTTTGCGGCATCGGCGGTTATGCCAGGGTCGCAACGTAGCCAAAGTAGAGAACCAGCCGTGCTGCGAACCACGTCCATATCCCCAAGAACCCCCGCCCGCCCCCCCAACCTGGAGTCCTCTGCATCCCCCTCCAGGCCGGCTGGCAGTCTGA
- the znf740a gene encoding zinc finger protein ZFP2 isoform X42, which translates to MSHLPSSSVRDHMKWAGLLGCEAVLSSMALMQASSMAAPPKKMMAPLGHVPQQREGPDRGPQSHMILPSGMSCPPLLIRKEGEFQAPRLLDEKEMRANEDMQQKKKNRKSVTPCKVREQEGRGGKGTGGDENGPSSKVQKNFICDHCYGAFRSGYHLKRHILIHTGVKPYACSMCDMRFFQRYHLARHSLTHTGVKPYACSMCDMRFFQRYHLARHSLTHTGVKPYACTMCDMRFIQRYQLERHSLTHTGVKPYACTMCDKRFFQRYHLARHSLTHMGVKPYACTMCDMKFFQRYHLARHSLTHTGVKPYACTMCDKRFFQRYHLARHSLTHMGVKPFACTMCDMRFVQRYHLARHSLTHTGVKPYACTMCDKRFFQRYHLARHSLTHMGVKPFACTMCDMRFVQRYHLARHSLTHTGVKPYACSMCDMRFIQRNHLERHSLTHTGEKPFACDMCDMRFIQRYHLERHKRVHSGEKPYQCERCQQNFSRTDRLLRHRRLCQGRNVAKVENQPCCEPRPYPQEPPPAPPTWSPLHPPPGRLAV; encoded by the exons ATGTCACATCTGCCCAGCAGCTCAGTCCGCGACCATATGAAATGG GCGGGGCTGCTTGGCTGCGAAGCTGTCCTCTCCAGCATGGCCCTGATGCAGGCCAGCTCCATGGCGGCTCCGCCCAAAAAAATGATGGCTCCACTTGGCCATGTaccacagcagagagagggacCTGACCGTGGTCCCCAGAGCCACATGATCCTCCCCTCTGGAATGAGCTGTCCACCCCTG CTTATCCGGAAGGAAGGTGAATTCCAAGCTCCCCGCCTGCTGGATGAGAAGGAGATGAGAGCCAACGAGGacatgcagcagaaaaaaaagaacaggaaaTCAGTGACGCCCTGTAAAGTGAGAGAACAAGAAGGAAGGGGAGGGAAG GGCACAGGTGGAGATGAAAACGGTCCATCATCTAAAGTgcagaaaaactttatttgtgaTCACTGTTATGGAGCTTTTAGGAGCGGATACCACCTGAAGAGACATATCCTCATTCATACAG GGGTGAAGCCCTACGCTTGCTCCATGTGTGACATGAGGTTCTTCCAACGTTACCATCTGGCAAGACACAGCCTCACACATACTG GGGTGAAGCCATACGCTTGCTCCATGTGTGACATGAGGTTCTTCCAGCGTTACCATTTGGCAAGACACAGCCTCACTCATACTG GGGTGAAACCATATGCTTGTACCATGTGTGACATGAGGTTTATACAACGGTACCAACTGGAAAGACACAGTCTCACTCATACAG GGGTGAAGCCGTACGCTTGCACCATGTGTGACAAGAGGTTTTTTCAGCGCTACCACCTGGCGAGACACAGCCTCACTCATATGG GTGTGAAACCTTATGCTTGCACCATGTGTGACATGAAGTTTTTTCAGCGTTACCACCTGGCGAGACACAGCCTCACTCATACGG GTGTGAAACCTTATGCTTGCACCATGTGCGACAAGAGGTTTTTTCAGCGCTACCACCTGGCAAGACACAGCCTCACTCATATGG GTGTGAAACCTTTTGCTTGTACCATGTGTGACATGAGGTTTGTTCAGCGTTACCACCTGGCGAGACACAGCCTCACTCATACGG GTGTGAAACCTTACGCTTGCACCATGTGTGACAAGAGGTTTTTTCAGCGCTACCACCTGGCGAGACACAGCCTCACTCATATGG GTGTGAAACCTTTTGCTTGTACCATGTGTGACATGAGGTTTGTTCAGCGCTACCACCTGGCGAGACACAGCCTCACTCATACGG gggtGAAGCCGTATGCTTGTTCCATGTGTGACATGAGGTTTATTCAGCGTAACCACCTGGAGAGACACAGCCTCACTCATACGG GAGAGAAGCCATTTGCTTGTGACATGTGCGATATGAGGTTTATCCAGCGCTACCACCTTGAGAGACACAAGCGTGTCCACAGTGGGGAGAAGCCTTACCAGTGTGAACGGTGCCAGCAG AACTTTTCTCGAACAGACCGGCTTTTGCGGCATCGGCGGTTATGCCAGGGTCGCAACGTAGCCAAAGTAGAGAACCAGCCGTGCTGCGAACCACGTCCATATCCCCAAGAACCCCCGCCCGCCCCCCCAACCTGGAGTCCTCTGCATCCCCCTCCAGGCCGGCTGGCAGTCTGA
- the znf740a gene encoding gastrula zinc finger protein XlCGF58.1 isoform X35 — protein sequence MSHLPSSSVRDHMKWAGLLGCEAVLSSMALMQASSMAAPPKKMMAPLGHVPQQREGPDRGPQSHMILPSGMSCPPLLIRKEGEFQAPRLLDEKEMRANEDMQQKKKNRKSVTPCKVREQEGRGGKGTGGDENGPSSKVQKNFICDHCYGAFRSGYHLKRHILIHTGVKPYACSMCDMRFFQRYHLARHSLTHTGVKPYACSMCDMRFFQRYHLARHTLTHTGVKPYACSMCDMRFFQRYHLARHSLTHTGVKPYACTMCDMRFIQRYQLERHSLTHTGVKPYACTMCDKRFFQRYHLARHSLTHMGVKPYACTMCDMKFFQRYHLARHSLTHTGVKPYACTMCDKRFFQRYHLARHSLTHMGVKPFACTMCDMRFVQRYHLARHSLTHTGVKPYACTMCDKRFFQRYHLARHSLTHMGVKPFACTMCDMRFVQRYHLARHSLTHTGVKPYACSMCDMRFIQRNHLERHSLTHTGEKPFACDMCDMRFIQRYHLERHKRVHSGEKPYQCERCQQNFSRTDRLLRHRRLCQGRNVAKVENQPCCEPRPYPQEPPPAPPTWSPLHPPPGRLAV from the exons ATGTCACATCTGCCCAGCAGCTCAGTCCGCGACCATATGAAATGG GCGGGGCTGCTTGGCTGCGAAGCTGTCCTCTCCAGCATGGCCCTGATGCAGGCCAGCTCCATGGCGGCTCCGCCCAAAAAAATGATGGCTCCACTTGGCCATGTaccacagcagagagagggacCTGACCGTGGTCCCCAGAGCCACATGATCCTCCCCTCTGGAATGAGCTGTCCACCCCTG CTTATCCGGAAGGAAGGTGAATTCCAAGCTCCCCGCCTGCTGGATGAGAAGGAGATGAGAGCCAACGAGGacatgcagcagaaaaaaaagaacaggaaaTCAGTGACGCCCTGTAAAGTGAGAGAACAAGAAGGAAGGGGAGGGAAG GGCACAGGTGGAGATGAAAACGGTCCATCATCTAAAGTgcagaaaaactttatttgtgaTCACTGTTATGGAGCTTTTAGGAGCGGATACCACCTGAAGAGACATATCCTCATTCATACAG GGGTGAAGCCCTACGCTTGCTCCATGTGTGACATGAGGTTCTTCCAACGTTACCATCTGGCAAGACACAGCCTCACACATACTG gggtgAAGCCATATGCTTGCTCCATGTGTGACATGAGATTTTTCCAGAGATACCACCTGGCAAGACACACTCTCACCCATACGG GGGTGAAGCCATACGCTTGCTCCATGTGTGACATGAGGTTCTTCCAGCGTTACCATTTGGCAAGACACAGCCTCACTCATACTG GGGTGAAACCATATGCTTGTACCATGTGTGACATGAGGTTTATACAACGGTACCAACTGGAAAGACACAGTCTCACTCATACAG GGGTGAAGCCGTACGCTTGCACCATGTGTGACAAGAGGTTTTTTCAGCGCTACCACCTGGCGAGACACAGCCTCACTCATATGG GTGTGAAACCTTATGCTTGCACCATGTGTGACATGAAGTTTTTTCAGCGTTACCACCTGGCGAGACACAGCCTCACTCATACGG GTGTGAAACCTTATGCTTGCACCATGTGCGACAAGAGGTTTTTTCAGCGCTACCACCTGGCAAGACACAGCCTCACTCATATGG GTGTGAAACCTTTTGCTTGTACCATGTGTGACATGAGGTTTGTTCAGCGTTACCACCTGGCGAGACACAGCCTCACTCATACGG GTGTGAAACCTTACGCTTGCACCATGTGTGACAAGAGGTTTTTTCAGCGCTACCACCTGGCGAGACACAGCCTCACTCATATGG GTGTGAAACCTTTTGCTTGTACCATGTGTGACATGAGGTTTGTTCAGCGCTACCACCTGGCGAGACACAGCCTCACTCATACGG gggtGAAGCCGTATGCTTGTTCCATGTGTGACATGAGGTTTATTCAGCGTAACCACCTGGAGAGACACAGCCTCACTCATACGG GAGAGAAGCCATTTGCTTGTGACATGTGCGATATGAGGTTTATCCAGCGCTACCACCTTGAGAGACACAAGCGTGTCCACAGTGGGGAGAAGCCTTACCAGTGTGAACGGTGCCAGCAG AACTTTTCTCGAACAGACCGGCTTTTGCGGCATCGGCGGTTATGCCAGGGTCGCAACGTAGCCAAAGTAGAGAACCAGCCGTGCTGCGAACCACGTCCATATCCCCAAGAACCCCCGCCCGCCCCCCCAACCTGGAGTCCTCTGCATCCCCCTCCAGGCCGGCTGGCAGTCTGA